TTGCCGACTGGCAATTGCATCTCCTGGCCTCGCCCGGAAAGCAGGCCAGTCTTGTCGGTCAGGCAATCCAGAACGCAATTCGGTTTGTCGACGCCATGGTTCCGAGGCATGCAACGTTCCAGCCTTGGTCGCTGATCAGGCCGCCAGAGACCGACCGCCGCTTCACGGGCTCGGATTGGGAGCTGCCTTCCTTCAATCTCCTGGCCCAGGCTTTCCTGCTGAACCAACAATGGTGGCATTCGACGACGACCGGTATTCACGGACTGGCCCATTCGAACGCAGCGATCGCCGACTTCGCGCTTCGCCAATGCCTGGACACGGTGGCTCCGACGAATTTTGCCGTCAGCAATCCTGAAGTTCTGCGCAAGATCATGGAGACTGGCGGCGGCAACTTCGTCTATGGCCTGCACAACTTTGTCGAGGATTGGCAGGTCCTGCTTGCTGGTGCAAGGCTCAGGAGCGATCAGACTTATGTGGTGGGTAAGGACGTCGCCATCACACCCGGCAAAGTCGTCTATCGCAACGAATTGATCGAGCTCATCCAATATTCTCCGACGACGCCGACCGTGCGGCCGGAACCCGTTCTGATCGTGCCGGCCTGGATCATGAAGTACTACATTCTCGACCTGTCGCCGCGCAATTCTCTGGTCCGCTTCCTGGTCGGAAACGGCTTCACCGTCTTCATGATTTCATGGAAGAACCCGACGCCTGAGTACCGCAACTTCAGTCTCGAGGACTATCGCGAGCTTGGAGTGGATGCCGCGATTACTGCCATCAACTCGCTTCGGCCTGGACAGGCCATCCACGCCGCGGGTTATTGTCTAGGCGGCACCCTGCTATCGATCGCAGCGGCCAGGCTGGGCCGCGAGCGACCCGACTGCCTGCGAACAGTGACGCTGCTGGCGGCGCAGACCGATTTCACGGAAGCCGGCGAGCTTACCTTGTTCATCAATGAAAGCCAGGTCGCGTTCCTGGAGGACATGATGTGGCGACAAGGTTTGCTCGGAACGGCGCAGATGGCCGGGGCCTTTCAGATGTTGCGGACCAACGACCTGCTCTGGTCGCGCGTCGTGCGGGACTATCTGGTCGGAGAACGAGCCGCGCCGAGCGAGCTGATGTCGTGGAACGCCGATGCCACGCGCATGCCCTATCAAATGCATTCCGACTATCTGCGGCGACTGTTCCTCAACAATGGTCTCGCCGAGGGGCGCTATCGGGTCAATGGCAGACCGGTCGCTCTCTCGGATCTGCACATGCCGATGTTCGTTGTCGGCACGTTACGCGACCATGTCGCGCCCTGGAAATCGACGTACAAGATCAATTTCCTTGCTGATGCAGACATCACCTACGTGCTCGCGAGTGGCGGACACAATGCCGGCATTGTCGTGCCGCCAGGCGAAGAGGGGCGCAGCTACCAGGTGCTCGCCAAGAAAGCCCACGATCCCTATCTTGGCCCGGACGAGTGGATCCAGCATGCGCCGTCTCACGATGGATCATGGTGGAACGAGTGGACGCGATTTCTCATCGCACATTCCGGTCAACCTATTCCGGCCCCTGTGCAGACAGGTTCGGGACAGAAGAGCGGGCCTCTGGATGACGCGCCGGGCGCTTACGTGCTGGAGCAGTAGACGCGACGGTCACGGGCGCAAAACGGCCGCGCCAACGAGCTTGCCGTCTCTCAAATGGGCGAGCGCTTCATTGGCTTGGTCGAGCGGGAATACGGTTGTGCGTGTCTGAATATTGGCCTTCGACGCCGCGGCAAGGAAATCGATGCCATCCTTTCGAGTGAGGTTGGCAACCGATACGATTTGCCGTTCACCCCAAAGAATTTGGTAGGGGAATGTCGGGATGTCGGACATGTGAATGCCGGCGCACACAACGCGCCCGCCCTTGCGCACCGAGCGTAAGGCAAGCGGCACCAATGCTCCGACCGGCGCGTATATGATGGCGGCATCGAGCTCCGTCGGCGGAATGTCCTCCGAAGCGCCGGTCCAATCTGCGCCGAGCGAAAGCGCAAGTTGCTGTGCTTCCTGGTCGCCGCTACGGGTGAAGGCGTAAACTTTCCGTCCCTGTGAGTGGGCCACCTGTGCCACGATATGCCCGGCTGCGCCAAAGCCATAAATGCCGAGCGTTTTGCCATCGCCGGCCATGACCAGGGATCGCCAGCCGATAAGCCCGGCGCAGAGCAGAGGTGAAAGGGCCGCGTCCTCGCCGCCCTCGCCGAGCGGAAAGCAATATCGGGCATCGGCGACGAGGTGGCTCGCAAAGCCGCCGTCGCGCGTGTAGCCGGTAAATTGGGGGCGATCGCAGAGATTTTCCTTCTCGGTGCGACAATAGAAGCATTTGCCGCAAGTGAAGCCGAGCCAGGGAACGCCTACACGCATGCCCGGCCTCAGCCTGTCGACACCTCCGCCCACCGCATCGATCCGACCGACGACTTCGTGCCCCGGGATGATTGGATAGCGAATGTCGGATAGCTCGCCATCCACCACGTGCAGGTCAGTCCTGCACACGCCGCACGCGCTGACCTTGACGCGCACCTCACCCGGGCCGGGGACCGGGTCGGGTCGTTGTTGGAGCATCAACGGCACGCCGCGCGCGGAGAGAACCATCGCATACATTTCGCACTCTCCTTGAGACTGGTAGTGCATCGTCCGGCCACGCCTTGCCGGATCTGCGATCAGTGTGCGGTGTTCGCTAGGGCGGCGCAACAGCTCTTGATTTGGGTCAAGTGAGCTTTCCCGACCCTGGTTTGAGGCAGGTCAATCCGGGTGCGTCGCGGCGACCTAGAACCCCAAAATGATCGGATGATCCTAGGAGGGTACAGGTGTGAATTCGGAACCTCTGCTGCGGGCAACACCGTCCGGCGATGTGCTCGAGCTGCGGCCGGAAGGGCCGTGGATCGCCGCCAATGGTCCGAAGCTCGACGCGCTTTCCCGGTCAGTCTGGGCGGCTGTCGATCGATCGAAGGCCGTCACTCTCGACATGGCCGGCGTCAGCGAGCTCGACACGCTCGGCGCCTGGCTTCTGGAGAAATTGTCGCGTAGGGCGACATCGTCCGGTCGATCGGCGGAGATGGTCGGAATAGCCGACAATTTCGGCGGCCTGATGGACGAAGTGCGTCAAGTCAACCGGCACAATCCGCCTGCATCTGTGCCCAATCCGGTTCTGCACAGGCTACGCGATCTCGGCAAGTCCACGGTCGACGCGCGGGAAGACATCAGGATCTTCCTTCAGATGCTCGGCGCGCTGTTCATGTCCCTGATCGGCACATTGCGCCGGCTGCGGTCGCTGCGGCTGACGTCACTGGTCTATCAGCTCTATCGGATCGGCTGGCAGGCGATTCCGATCGTCATGCTGATCACCTTCCTGATCGGCGCGATCATTGCGCAGCAGGGATTTTTCCATTTCCGAAAGTTTGGCGCGGAGTCCTATACGGTCGACATGGTCGGCATCCTGGTGCTGCGCGAGCTGGGCGTGCTGATCGTCGCCATCATGGTCGCCGGCCGCTCGGGGAGCGCCTATACCGCCGAACTCGGCTCGATGAAGATGCGTGAGGAAATCGATGCGCTCTCGACCATGGGGCTCGATCCGGTCGACGTCCTCATCCTGCCGCGGGTGGCCGCCCTGGTCATCGCGCTTCCGATCCTGGCCTTCATCGGCTCGATCGCCGCGCTCTATGGCGGCGGCCTGGTCGCGCAGTTCTACGGTGACATGGGCCCGGCGATCTACATCGCGCGCCTGCATGAGGCCATCTCCGTCACCCATTTCGAGGTCGGGATCCTGAAGGCGCCGTTCATGGCGCTGGTGATCGGGATCGTCGCTTGCAGCGAGGGATTGCGCGTGAAAGGCAGCGCCGAATCGCTCGGTCGGCAGACGACCACCTCCGTGGTGAAGTCGATTTTCCTGGTGATCGTGCTCGATGGTCTGTTCGCGATCTTCTTTGCCTCGATCGGGATGTGACGATGTTGGACTCGGCACAGGAACCGGCGATCAGCGTTCGCGACCTCGTGGTGGGCTTCGGCCGGCAGATTGTGCTCGATCACCTCTCGCTTGACGTCCGCCGCGGGGAAATCCTTGGCCTGGTCGGTGCCTCAGGCGGCGGCAAGTCGGTCCTGATGCGGACGATCATCGGGCTCGTCCCGCGGCGAGGCGGCACCATCGAAGTCATGGGACAGCCGATCGGCAGTGCGCACGACCGCAGCGCGCAGGGCGCAGCCGGAAAATGGGGCATTTTGTTCCAGCAGGGCGCGCTGTTCTCCTCGCTGACGGTTCGGCAGAACGTGCAGTTTCCGCTGCGCGAGAACCTCGTCCTGTCTCGGGAGCTGATGGACGAGATGGCGATCGCCAAGCTCGAGATGGTTGGACTGCGGGCGGAGGACGCTGAAAAATATCCGTCCGAGCTGTCCGGCGGCATGACCAAGCGGGTGGCATTGGCGCGCGCCCTCGCGCTCGACCCGCCGATCCTGTTCCTGGACGAGCCGACCTCCGGACTTGATCCGATCGCGGCCGGTGATTTCGACGCTCTGATCAAGACATTGCAGAAAACCCTGGGGCTCACCGTGTTCATGGTGACCCATGATCTCGCAAGCTTGACCACGGTCTGCGACCGCGTCGCGGCGCTGGCCGACGGCAAGATCGTGGCGATCGGTCCAATGCGCGAACTTCTTCGATCCGAGCATCCCTGGGTGCGAGCCTATTTCCACGGCAAGCGCTCCCAGATGCTGCAACCCCACATGAGATGAGACATGGAAACCCGGGCTCCCTATGTGCTGATCGGCGCCTTCGTCCTGGCTGCGATCCTTGCGGTCTTTGGCTTCGTCTATTGGCTGAACAATGCGGGCGGCATCGGGCCGCGCACGACCTATCGCGTGCAGTTTCAGGGGCCGGTGCCGGGGCTGCTGGTCGGCGCCGGCGTATTGTTCAACGGCATCCGCGTCGGCGAGGTGACCGAGCTCGGTCTCGCGCCGGACAATCCGCGCTTTGTCAATGCGACGATCTCGGTCGCGTCTGCGACTCCCGTGCGCACCGACACCAAGGTCGGGCTCGATTTCCAGGGGCTGACCGGCGTGCCGGTGGTGGCTCTGGAAGGCGGTACGGTCGCTGCCAGGTCGAGCGAGCCCGTGATCTTGATCGCCGAGGCCGGAGCCGGCCAGAGCATGACGCAGGCGGCGCGCGATGCGCTGCGGCGGGTCGATTCCGTGCTGGAGGACAATGCCGATCCGTTGAGGGACACGATCGCGAATTTCAAGACGTTCTCGGACGGGCTTGCGCGCAACACCGGCAAGCTCGATGGCATCGTTGCGGGACTCGAGAAGATGACGGGTGGTGGAGCGCCGGCGCAGAAGATGACCTATGACCTGCGGGCACCACAGGATCTAGGGCCGGTCGACAAGGCGCTTTCCGTGTCATTGGCAATTCCCGAGCCGACAGCGGTTGCGATGCTTCAGACGCAACGCATGCTGTTCTCGCCGGTTCAGGACACCCCAGGCTTCGCCGAGTTCCTGTGGGCCGACAGCATTCCAAAGCTGGTGCAGGCGCGCCTGATCGACAGCTTCGAGAACCTCGACATCGCCCACGCTCCGTTGCGCACGACCGACCTGGGCCAGGTGGATTATCAGCTGCTGATCGATATCAGGCGCTTCCGCATTGCCACGGAAGGCGAGCCGCGAGTCGAGATCGGGCTGTCCGCGAGGATCGTCGACAGGAACGGCAGGGCGATCGCTTCACGTGTGGTGGAAACGAGCGAGAAACTCGACAAGATCGAGCCGGCCGCCGCAGTCGCGGCATTCGACGCCGCCTTCGCCCGCATCGCAAAGGAGCTGATCGGTTGGACCGTGCAGGCGGTCTAGAGCTCTTGGGCCAGCCATTCGGGCGCCTATGGGCAGAACAAGGTGGCCACGCCCGTCAAATTTGATCTGCGTCAAATGGCTCTGTCACGGTGCAGTAAAATGCAGGCCGCGCGGTGGACTCGGCTTGATGCGAGGGGCGGCCGATGCTTGGAGCGGTGGATGAAAGCTTCCTTGGTCACGATTGAGCCGAACGGGCACTCCTGCAGCGATTGTGCGGTCCGCGAATTCGCGGTCTGCTCGTCATTGGACGCGGCCGAACTCCGGGAGCTCGAGCACCTGGGACGTCGCGTCCACTTTGCCGCAGGCCAGACCGTCTTCTCCGAGGAGGACATCACCACCTCGTTCTGCAGCGTGCTCGACGGCGTCATGCGGCTGTACAAGCTGTTGCCGGATGGCCGCAGGCAGATCGTCGGCTTTGCGTTGCCCGGCGATTTCCTGGGGATGAACATTTCCGAGCGCCACAATTTTTCGGCCGATGCGATCGGTGCAGTGACCGTCTGCCAGTTCGCGAAGACGCCTTTCGGCCGGTTCATCGCGGGCCGGCCGCATCTCTTGCGGCGAATCAATGAATTGGCGGTCCGCGAATTGAGCCAGGCGCGCGACCACATGGTCCTGCTTGGTCGCCGCTCGGCCGACGAGAAAGTCGCCACTTTTCTCCTCGGCTGGCGTGAGCGGCTGATCGAGCTCAAAGGGGCGATAGATACAGTTCCGTTGCCGATGAGCCGGCAGGACATTGCCGACTATCTCGGTCTCACCATCGAAACTGTCAGCCGCACCTTCACCAAGCTCGAACGCCTTGGCGTGATCGAGATCATCCCGGGCGGCATCAGCCTGCTCGACACCGGACGGGCCGAGGCCTTGGCGGCTGCCTGAAGCCGGGCCATCCCGTGCTCTTGCAGCGTCTGCAACTCTACATCGGTCGGAACGCATTGGCGCATCCTGCGGATGCCGGTTTTGGGGCGCCCGCGGCAATTTCGCGGCATTTGCCTCAAACCGTCTGCATGCTTTCTGGTTGAAAAGCCGGTCAACGTTGACTACGCAGGAACCTCAGTGCCTCGCAGTCTTAGGAGCCCCGCGGCGTGCCTCAGGACAAGACCGGCGACCCCCGACAATCGTCGGGGAACAAATTATCGGTCCTGCGCAAGCACCCGATCTTCGCGGATCTGGAGCCTGAGGCGCTCGATCAGCTCTGCCGCTATGCCAAGCAAACGACGGTGAAGCGCGGCGCGACGATTGCCGCGAAGGGCGACCCGGGCAACAATCTATTCGCGGTGATCTCAGGGACAGTAAAGATCTCCTCCTCATCGCCCGATGGACGGAATGCCATTCTCAATCTGATCGGTCCCGGAGAGATTTTTGGCGAGATCGCCGTCCTCGACGGCGCGCCGCGTTCGGCGGATGCCACCGCCAACACCAATTGCGAACTCTATGTCATCGATCGCCGCGACTTCCTGCCTTTCGTGAAGAGCCAGCCTGCGCTCGCGATGAAATTCATCGAGCTGCTCTGCGCGCGCCTGCGCTGGACCAGCCAACAGGTCGAGCAGGTGATCCTGCAGAACCTGCCGGGCCGGCTGGCAAGCGCGCTGCTCGGTCTCACCGAAGAGCGCAAGCTCGATTCCGGCAGCGGCACGCTCGCCATCACGCAGCAGGAGATCAGCGAGATGGTGGGGATGACGCGCGAGAGCATCAACAAGCAATTGCGTGCCTGGGCCGGACGCAATTGGGTTCGCCTCGAGCATGGCGCGATCGTCGTGCTCGATACCGATGCGCTGCGCGAACTCGCCGAGAGCGGCCTCGACGGCGAGTGACGGAGCCGACCTAACCGTCGATGATGGCGACCGCGCGGGTCCAGCCTGCGGAAGCTCGTTCGATCTTCACCGGAAAGCATGAGATCGTGAACCCGGTCGGGGGCAGCTTGTCGAGATTGTGCAGCTTCTCGAGATGGCAATAGCCAATGTGCCGTCCCGCCTTGTGGCCCTCCCAGATCAGACGGGCATCCTTCGTTTCCGCATATTTCTGGGCGGTGTAGACGAACGGTGCGTCCCAGCTCCAGCCGTCGGTGCCGGTCAGGCGCACGCCGCGTTCGAGCAGGTACATGGTGGCCTCGTAGCCCATGCCGCAGCCGGAATTGACGTACTCGGCCTGCCCGAACTTGGCGCCGGCGCTGGTGTTGACGACGACGATCTCCAGCGGCGAGAGTGTGTGACCGATGCGCTTGAGCTCCTTCTCGACGTCTTCGGCGGTGGCCACGTAACCGTCGGGCAGATGCCGGAAGTCGAGCTTCACGCCGGGCTGGAGACACCACTCGAGCGGCACCTCGTCGATGGTCCATGACCGCTCGCCGCGGTTCATGGTCGGATGGAAGTGCCAGGGCGCATCGAGATGCGTGCCGTTGTGCGTGGATAGCGAGACCTGTTCGACGGCCCAGCCCTGACCGTCCGGCAGATCCTCCGCCTTGAGGCCGTCGAAGAACTGCAGCATGTGCGGCAGACCCTGCTGGTGATCGATATACTGGATCGTCGGGTGATTGCCCGGGGGATCGGCCGGCACATCGTTCTGCAACGGCACGGAAATATCGATCAGCTTTCGCGGCATGGCATTTCCCTCGCGATGTCCGGGTTCGTCCGGACATCCTGAAGGCGGCGCGCCGGGGACGTCAAGTAACGCGCCGGCGACATCGAGTGATGCGTCGGCGACGTCAACGCAGCCTGATCGCCGTCATCGCAGCAGGCACCTGCGCGGTAGCCAAAGCGAGACCTCCGGCAGACAGGTCACGAGCATCAGCACGAACAGCATGATGCTGCAGAACGGCCGGATGGCTTCGCAAAAAGGACTATCCGCCGATAGCCTCCCCCCGGAGCACCGCGTGAACGATCGATGCAACTCTTGCATTGATCGATGCCGGATTTGGCTTGGACTCAGAATGCCGCCCGCCTTAGGGACGACATTGGCGACATGGCGCTGATGTAGCGCTTCGCACAGGGACGGGGCGACCGTC
The DNA window shown above is from Bradyrhizobium sp. CB1650 and carries:
- a CDS encoding alpha/beta fold hydrolase, with translation MSPSASASVTRIAAASNSDQGAADAPLREEATPAAPREPDTAADAIDRSFHAALARFTGGISPAALALAFADWQLHLLASPGKQASLVGQAIQNAIRFVDAMVPRHATFQPWSLIRPPETDRRFTGSDWELPSFNLLAQAFLLNQQWWHSTTTGIHGLAHSNAAIADFALRQCLDTVAPTNFAVSNPEVLRKIMETGGGNFVYGLHNFVEDWQVLLAGARLRSDQTYVVGKDVAITPGKVVYRNELIELIQYSPTTPTVRPEPVLIVPAWIMKYYILDLSPRNSLVRFLVGNGFTVFMISWKNPTPEYRNFSLEDYRELGVDAAITAINSLRPGQAIHAAGYCLGGTLLSIAAARLGRERPDCLRTVTLLAAQTDFTEAGELTLFINESQVAFLEDMMWRQGLLGTAQMAGAFQMLRTNDLLWSRVVRDYLVGERAAPSELMSWNADATRMPYQMHSDYLRRLFLNNGLAEGRYRVNGRPVALSDLHMPMFVVGTLRDHVAPWKSTYKINFLADADITYVLASGGHNAGIVVPPGEEGRSYQVLAKKAHDPYLGPDEWIQHAPSHDGSWWNEWTRFLIAHSGQPIPAPVQTGSGQKSGPLDDAPGAYVLEQ
- a CDS encoding zinc-dependent alcohol dehydrogenase family protein, which codes for MYAMVLSARGVPLMLQQRPDPVPGPGEVRVKVSACGVCRTDLHVVDGELSDIRYPIIPGHEVVGRIDAVGGGVDRLRPGMRVGVPWLGFTCGKCFYCRTEKENLCDRPQFTGYTRDGGFASHLVADARYCFPLGEGGEDAALSPLLCAGLIGWRSLVMAGDGKTLGIYGFGAAGHIVAQVAHSQGRKVYAFTRSGDQEAQQLALSLGADWTGASEDIPPTELDAAIIYAPVGALVPLALRSVRKGGRVVCAGIHMSDIPTFPYQILWGERQIVSVANLTRKDGIDFLAAASKANIQTRTTVFPLDQANEALAHLRDGKLVGAAVLRP
- a CDS encoding MlaE family lipid ABC transporter permease subunit, giving the protein MNSEPLLRATPSGDVLELRPEGPWIAANGPKLDALSRSVWAAVDRSKAVTLDMAGVSELDTLGAWLLEKLSRRATSSGRSAEMVGIADNFGGLMDEVRQVNRHNPPASVPNPVLHRLRDLGKSTVDAREDIRIFLQMLGALFMSLIGTLRRLRSLRLTSLVYQLYRIGWQAIPIVMLITFLIGAIIAQQGFFHFRKFGAESYTVDMVGILVLRELGVLIVAIMVAGRSGSAYTAELGSMKMREEIDALSTMGLDPVDVLILPRVAALVIALPILAFIGSIAALYGGGLVAQFYGDMGPAIYIARLHEAISVTHFEVGILKAPFMALVIGIVACSEGLRVKGSAESLGRQTTTSVVKSIFLVIVLDGLFAIFFASIGM
- a CDS encoding ABC transporter ATP-binding protein; the protein is MLDSAQEPAISVRDLVVGFGRQIVLDHLSLDVRRGEILGLVGASGGGKSVLMRTIIGLVPRRGGTIEVMGQPIGSAHDRSAQGAAGKWGILFQQGALFSSLTVRQNVQFPLRENLVLSRELMDEMAIAKLEMVGLRAEDAEKYPSELSGGMTKRVALARALALDPPILFLDEPTSGLDPIAAGDFDALIKTLQKTLGLTVFMVTHDLASLTTVCDRVAALADGKIVAIGPMRELLRSEHPWVRAYFHGKRSQMLQPHMR
- a CDS encoding MlaD family protein; translation: METRAPYVLIGAFVLAAILAVFGFVYWLNNAGGIGPRTTYRVQFQGPVPGLLVGAGVLFNGIRVGEVTELGLAPDNPRFVNATISVASATPVRTDTKVGLDFQGLTGVPVVALEGGTVAARSSEPVILIAEAGAGQSMTQAARDALRRVDSVLEDNADPLRDTIANFKTFSDGLARNTGKLDGIVAGLEKMTGGGAPAQKMTYDLRAPQDLGPVDKALSVSLAIPEPTAVAMLQTQRMLFSPVQDTPGFAEFLWADSIPKLVQARLIDSFENLDIAHAPLRTTDLGQVDYQLLIDIRRFRIATEGEPRVEIGLSARIVDRNGRAIASRVVETSEKLDKIEPAAAVAAFDAAFARIAKELIGWTVQAV
- a CDS encoding helix-turn-helix domain-containing protein — its product is MKASLVTIEPNGHSCSDCAVREFAVCSSLDAAELRELEHLGRRVHFAAGQTVFSEEDITTSFCSVLDGVMRLYKLLPDGRRQIVGFALPGDFLGMNISERHNFSADAIGAVTVCQFAKTPFGRFIAGRPHLLRRINELAVRELSQARDHMVLLGRRSADEKVATFLLGWRERLIELKGAIDTVPLPMSRQDIADYLGLTIETVSRTFTKLERLGVIEIIPGGISLLDTGRAEALAAA
- a CDS encoding Crp/Fnr family transcriptional regulator, which translates into the protein MPQDKTGDPRQSSGNKLSVLRKHPIFADLEPEALDQLCRYAKQTTVKRGATIAAKGDPGNNLFAVISGTVKISSSSPDGRNAILNLIGPGEIFGEIAVLDGAPRSADATANTNCELYVIDRRDFLPFVKSQPALAMKFIELLCARLRWTSQQVEQVILQNLPGRLASALLGLTEERKLDSGSGTLAITQQEISEMVGMTRESINKQLRAWAGRNWVRLEHGAIVVLDTDALRELAESGLDGE
- a CDS encoding cyclase family protein, which encodes MPRKLIDISVPLQNDVPADPPGNHPTIQYIDHQQGLPHMLQFFDGLKAEDLPDGQGWAVEQVSLSTHNGTHLDAPWHFHPTMNRGERSWTIDEVPLEWCLQPGVKLDFRHLPDGYVATAEDVEKELKRIGHTLSPLEIVVVNTSAGAKFGQAEYVNSGCGMGYEATMYLLERGVRLTGTDGWSWDAPFVYTAQKYAETKDARLIWEGHKAGRHIGYCHLEKLHNLDKLPPTGFTISCFPVKIERASAGWTRAVAIIDG